From one Magnolia sinica isolate HGM2019 chromosome 18, MsV1, whole genome shotgun sequence genomic stretch:
- the LOC131233924 gene encoding ATP-dependent zinc metalloprotease FTSH 2, chloroplastic — MSASSACLIANGFSTGTKLILSKDFFGRHLAPSSSLPPLGIASRSVSVTASLDQRKHEGRRGFLKLLLGNVGIGLPALVGAGNAYADDQGVSSSRMSYSRFLEYLDKDRVKKVDLFENGTIAIVEAISPELGNRVQRVRVQLPGLSQELLQKFREKNIDFAAHNAQEDSGSLLFNLIGNLAFPLILIGGLFLLSRRSSGGIGGPGGPGFPLAFGQSKAKFQMEPNTGVTFDDVAGVDEAKQDFMEVVEFLKKPERFTAIGARIPKGVLLIGPPGTGKTLLAKAIAGEAGVPFFSISGSEFVEMFVGVGASRVRDLFKKAKENAPCIVFVDEIDAVGRQRGTGIGGGNDEREQTLNQLLTEMDGFEGNTGIIVIAATNRADILDSALLRPGRFDRQVTVDVPDVRGRTEILKVHGSNKKFDGDVSLDVIAMRTPGFSGADLANLLNEAAILAGRRGKTEISSKEIDDSIDRIVAGMEGTVMTDGKSKSLVAYHEVGHAICGTLTPGHDAVQKVTLVPRGQARGLTWFIPSDDPTLISKQQLFARIVGGLGGRAAEEVIFGEPEVTTGAAGDLQQITSLAKQMVTTFGMSEIGPWSLMDSSAQSADIIMRMMARNSMSERLAEDIDSAIKRISDSAYEIALSHIRNNREAIDKIVEVLIEKETMTGDEFRAILSEFVEIPVENRVTPAPTAVPV, encoded by the exons ATGTCGGCCTCATCGGCATGCCTCATTGCAAATGGATTCTCCACTGGCACAAAACTAATTTTGAGCAAAGACTTCTTTGGTAGGCATTTGGCTCCTTCCTCAAGCCTTCCTCCATTGGGTATAGCATCTAGATCAGTCTCTGTTACGGCTTCTTTGGACCAGAGGAAGCATGAAGGAAGAAGAGGATTTCTAAAGTTGTTGCTTGGGAATGTCGGGATTGGTTTACCTGCTTTAGTTGGTGCTGGGAATGCTTATGCTGATGACCAAGGTGTATCATCATCAAGAATGTCGTATTCGAGGTTTTTGGAGTACCTGGACAAGGATAGAGTGAAAAAAGTGGATCTGTTTGAGAATGGCACCATAGCAATTGTTGAAGCTATTTCTCCTGAGTTGGGTAATCGAGTGCAGCGGGTACGTGTACAGCTCCCGGGGCTCAGTCAGGAGCTCCTTCAGAAGTTCAGAGAGAAGAATATCGACTTTGCAGCACATAATGCTCAGGAAGACTCGGGGTCTCTTTTGTTTAACTTGATTGGAAATCTGGCTTTCCCTCTAATCCTGATTGGAGGGTTGTTTCTTCTGTCAAGGCGGTCATCTGGAGGTATTGGTGGGCCTGGAGGCCCTGGCTTTCCCCTTGCCTTTGGCCAATCTAAAGCCAAGTTTCAAATGGAACCAAACACGGGCGTGACATTTGATGATGTTGCTGGAGTAGATGAAGCAAAACAGGATTTCATGGAAGTGGTGGAGTTTCTGAAGAAACCAGAGAGATTTACTGCAATCGGTGCCCGAATTCCCAAGGGTGTTCTCTTAATTGGGCCTCCAGGAACTGGAAAGACCTTGCTTGCCAAGGCGATTGCCGGTGAAGCAGGTGTTCCATTTTTCTCAATTTCAGGATCTGAGTTTGTAGAGATGTTTGTTGGTGTTGGTGCTTCACGAGTACGTGATCTTTTCAAGAAGGCTAAGGAGAATGCTCCATGCATTGTGTTTGTTGATGAAATTGATGCTGTTGGTAGGCAAAGAGGAACAGGTATAGGCGGAGGGAACGATGAAAGGGAACAAACTCTTAATCAACTTTTGActgaaatggatggttttgaaggcAACACTGGTATCATTGTAATTGCAGCGACTAACCGTGCGGACATTCTTGATTCTGCTTTGTTAAGACCTGGTCGCTTTGACAGACAG GTAACAGTTGATGTTCCAGATGTCCGTGGACGAACAGAGATATTAAAAGTGCATGGTAGCAATAAGAAGTTCGATGGCGATGTTTCGCTTGATGTGATAGCCATGAGAACACCTGGTTTTAGTGGAGCAGACCTTGCAAACCTTTTAAATGAAGCAGCTATATTGGCCGGTCGTCGTGGGAAGACGGAGATTTCATCAAAAGAGATCGATGATTCAATTGATAGAATTGTGGCCGGAATGGAAGGAACAGTTATGACAGATGGGAAGAGCAAAAGCCTGGTGGCATACCATGAGGTTGGCCATGCAATTTGCGG AACTTTGACTCCCGGACATGATGCAGTTCAAAAGGTCACACTTGTCCCACGCGGCCAAGCACGGGGACTTACATGGTTCATTCCCAGCGACGACCCGACATTGATCTCTAAGCAGCAACTGTTTGCGAGAATTGTTGGTGGTCTTGGGGGCAGAGCTGCTGAGGAAGTGATTTTTGGTGAGCCCGAAGTAACCACTGGTGCGGCAGGTGACTTGCAGCAGATCACTAGTTTGGCCAAGCAG ATGGTGACAACATTTGGAATGTCCGAGATTGGCCCATGGTCACTTATGGACTCATCCGCACAAAGTGCAGACATTATCATGAGAATGATGGCCAGGAATTCGATGTCGGAGAGGCTTGCCGAGGACATTGATTCTGCTATAAAGCGGATCTCAGACAGTGCATATGAAATTGCATTGAGCCACATTCGAAACAACCGTGAAGCCATTGACAAGATTGTGGAGGTACTTATCGAGAAGGAAACGATGACGGGTGATGAGTTCCGAGCGATTCTTTCCGAGTTTGTGGAGATCCCAGTTGAAAACAGAGTCACTCCTGCTCCAACAGCAGTCCCAGTCTAG